In a single window of the Anaerocolumna cellulosilytica genome:
- the hisC gene encoding histidinol-phosphate transaminase, translating to MKPWETYYRKITPYVPGEQPNVPGMIKLNTNENPYPPAPGVQKAVEELNTEQLKLYPDPTSSLLIKALAEHYKVEENQVFVGVGSDDVLAMAFMSFFNSDKPILFPDITYSFYDVWAELFHIPYTQPPLDEHFRICKEDYYRENGGIVLANPNAPTSICEDLHFIRDILEHNQESVVIVDEAYVDFGGESAISLTKDFENLLIVQTFSKSRSMAGMRIGYAIGNSSLIKVMNDVKYSYNSYTMNLTSLYYGVEAVKDENYHQECVKRIISTRERVMAALKELGFHFPASKANFIFASHNTIPAEKLYQDLRNENIFVRYFNKPKINNYLRITVGTDEEMNQFLEVLKRLVKEN from the coding sequence ATGAAACCATGGGAAACTTATTATAGAAAAATTACCCCTTATGTTCCGGGAGAACAGCCTAATGTACCCGGTATGATTAAGTTAAATACCAATGAAAACCCATACCCTCCCGCACCAGGAGTACAAAAAGCCGTGGAAGAACTTAATACGGAACAGCTAAAGTTGTATCCGGATCCGACCTCTTCCCTTCTTATTAAGGCTCTGGCAGAGCACTATAAAGTAGAAGAGAACCAGGTGTTTGTAGGGGTAGGTTCCGATGATGTATTGGCAATGGCTTTTATGTCCTTCTTTAATTCAGATAAACCCATACTATTTCCGGATATTACGTATTCTTTTTATGATGTATGGGCAGAACTGTTCCATATTCCTTATACGCAGCCACCTCTGGATGAGCATTTTAGGATCTGTAAGGAAGACTACTACAGGGAAAACGGAGGTATTGTATTGGCCAATCCCAATGCACCTACTTCCATTTGCGAAGATCTTCACTTTATCCGTGATATCCTTGAGCATAATCAGGAATCCGTTGTAATCGTAGATGAAGCTTATGTTGATTTTGGAGGAGAAAGTGCAATATCTTTAACAAAGGACTTTGAGAATCTACTGATAGTCCAGACATTTTCCAAATCCCGTTCCATGGCAGGGATGAGAATAGGCTACGCAATTGGTAATTCTTCTTTAATAAAGGTTATGAATGATGTCAAATATTCATACAATTCTTATACTATGAACCTGACCTCTCTTTATTACGGTGTAGAGGCAGTGAAGGATGAGAACTATCACCAGGAATGTGTTAAACGTATTATTTCAACTAGAGAGCGAGTTATGGCAGCATTAAAAGAACTGGGCTTTCATTTTCCGGCCTCTAAGGCTAATTTTATATTTGCCTCTCATAATACCATACCGGCAGAAAAGCTTTATCAGGATTTAAGGAATGAGAATATATTTGTAAGGTACTTTAATAAGCCAAAGATTAATAATTATCTAAGAATCACAGTTGGTACGGATGAAGAGATGAATCAATTTTTAGAGGTGCTAAAACGCCTTGTTAAAGAGAATTAA
- a CDS encoding pyridoxal phosphate-dependent aminotransferase, with the protein MISNKMLTLVQNSSVIRAMFEEGKRLAAIHGAENVYDFSLGNPSVEPPAEVKEAVVSIITEESASLVHGYMSNSGYEDVRDAIAVSINKRFGTGFTHENIVMTVGAAGGLNVILKTLLNAGDEVITFAPFFGEYRNYVNNFDGELVVVAPNTDTFQPNLEEFETRITAKTKAVIVNTPNNPTGVIYSEETIRELAQILEKKQKEFNTVIYLISDEPYRELVYDGVNVPYLTKYYRNTIVGYSYSKSLSLPGERIGYLVIPDEATDAKDMIAAANVANRILGFVNAPSLIQRVVAKCLDSEVDITVYNRNREVLYNRLKEYGYDCVKPEGAFYLFVKTLEADDKAFCAAAKKYNILIVPGSSFGCPGYCRIAYCVDHKTVEGALLGFQKLAKEYLAK; encoded by the coding sequence ATGATATCAAATAAAATGCTTACGCTGGTACAAAACAGCTCTGTAATTCGAGCTATGTTTGAAGAAGGAAAAAGATTGGCAGCCATACATGGAGCAGAGAATGTGTATGATTTCAGTCTCGGAAATCCCAGTGTGGAACCTCCGGCAGAAGTAAAAGAGGCAGTGGTCAGTATCATAACGGAAGAAAGTGCGTCTCTGGTACATGGTTACATGAGCAATTCCGGTTATGAAGATGTAAGGGATGCCATTGCTGTATCAATTAATAAAAGATTTGGGACAGGCTTTACCCATGAAAATATAGTAATGACAGTTGGTGCGGCAGGCGGTCTGAATGTTATACTAAAGACTTTATTAAATGCAGGTGATGAAGTTATTACCTTTGCACCATTCTTTGGTGAATATAGAAATTATGTTAATAATTTTGATGGAGAGCTAGTAGTAGTTGCTCCAAATACAGATACCTTTCAACCAAACTTAGAAGAATTTGAAACTAGAATAACAGCCAAAACAAAGGCGGTAATCGTAAATACTCCCAATAACCCCACTGGAGTGATTTATTCTGAGGAAACTATTAGAGAACTTGCTCAGATACTGGAAAAGAAGCAGAAGGAATTTAACACGGTTATCTATCTGATATCAGATGAACCGTACAGAGAACTGGTATATGATGGTGTGAATGTCCCATACCTTACAAAATATTACAGAAACACTATTGTAGGATATTCTTACAGTAAATCCTTATCCCTGCCCGGTGAGCGTATCGGATATCTGGTAATTCCTGATGAAGCAACGGATGCGAAAGATATGATTGCTGCAGCTAATGTAGCAAACCGTATTCTCGGGTTTGTTAATGCACCGTCCTTAATCCAGCGTGTTGTGGCAAAGTGTTTGGATTCAGAGGTTGATATAACTGTGTATAACAGAAACCGCGAAGTACTTTATAACCGCTTAAAGGAATATGGATATGACTGTGTTAAACCGGAGGGAGCCTTCTATTTGTTTGTTAAAACTCTGGAAGCGGACGACAAAGCTTTCTGTGCTGCTGCAAAAAAATACAATATACTCATCGTTCCCGGTTCTTCCTTTGGCTGTCCCGGATATTGCAGAATCGCTTATTGTGTAGACCATAAGACGGTAGAAGGAGCATTACTGGGCTTTCAAAAGCTTGCCAAAGAATATTTAGCAAAATAA
- the tnpA gene encoding IS200/IS605 family transposase, producing the protein MDKNRLSHTTWECKYHIVFAPKFRRQIIYGNIKADVANILSTLCKRKGVEIIEAECCRDHIHMLVRIPPNISVSEFMGYLKGKSSLMIFDRHANLKYKYGNRKFWCRGYFVDTVGKNAKKIEAYIRNQLMDDQAEEQLTLKEYIDPFTGEPVIKGK; encoded by the coding sequence ATGGATAAGAACAGATTATCACATACAACATGGGAATGCAAATATCATATTGTGTTTGCACCCAAATTTAGAAGGCAGATAATTTATGGAAACATTAAAGCAGATGTGGCAAACATTTTGAGTACACTATGTAAAAGAAAAGGCGTAGAAATAATCGAGGCAGAGTGTTGTCGAGATCATATACACATGCTGGTGAGAATACCCCCCAACATTAGTGTGTCAGAATTTATGGGATACTTAAAGGGAAAAAGCTCGCTAATGATATTCGATAGACATGCAAATTTAAAATATAAGTATGGAAATCGAAAATTTTGGTGTAGAGGGTATTTTGTAGACACTGTAGGAAAAAATGCAAAGAAAATAGAGGCATATATCCGAAATCAGCTCATGGACGATCAAGCAGAAGAGCAACTAACACTAAAAGAGTATATCGACCCGTTTACGGGTGAGCCAGTAATTAAAGGCAAATAA
- a CDS encoding cytidylate kinase-like family protein: MEHYVITIARGYGSGGRTMGKMLAEELGIHYYDRELLRLASDESGINEELFGKADEQLKTSLLYRIARKEYKGELIPPDREDFVSNDNLFNYQAKVIKKIAKQESCIIVGRCADYILKDMDNVVKIFVHASLSDCVKRLEGMYSMPTRELEKKIQDTDKRRAAYYRYYTGRHWEDAQNYDLSFNSQQLGFDKCVQIVKNYLNIRYQDK; the protein is encoded by the coding sequence ATGGAGCATTATGTGATTACCATTGCAAGAGGATATGGAAGCGGTGGCCGCACTATGGGGAAAATGCTTGCGGAAGAACTGGGAATTCATTATTACGATAGAGAGCTTTTAAGGCTTGCTTCCGATGAGAGCGGTATTAATGAGGAACTGTTTGGAAAAGCCGACGAACAGCTTAAAACAAGTCTTTTATATAGAATTGCCAGAAAAGAATATAAGGGTGAATTAATTCCCCCGGACAGGGAGGACTTTGTTTCTAATGATAATTTATTTAATTATCAGGCCAAGGTGATTAAAAAGATTGCCAAGCAGGAATCCTGTATTATTGTAGGAAGATGTGCAGATTATATTCTAAAAGATATGGATAATGTAGTAAAGATTTTTGTACATGCGTCTTTAAGTGATTGTGTAAAACGTCTGGAGGGAATGTATAGTATGCCAACCAGAGAATTGGAGAAAAAGATACAAGATACTGATAAACGGCGTGCTGCATACTACAGATATTATACCGGTCGGCATTGGGAAGATGCTCAAAACTATGATTTAAGCTTTAACAGCCAGCAATTAGGCTTTGATAAATGTGTCCAGATTGTAAAAAACTACTTAAATATTCGTTATCAAGATAAGTAA
- a CDS encoding ABC transporter ATP-binding protein has translation MAMLKIENLEVYYGIIQAIKGISFEVKEGEVIALIGANGAGKTTILHTITGLLNAKSGSVIFEGQDLTKIPAHKIVGMGMAHVPEGRRIFAELTVLENLKMGAYTRKDKKEIEDTIESVYNRFPRLKERKNQIAGTLSGGEQQMLAMGRALMSHPRIILMDEPSMGLSPLFVSEIFKIIKEISESGTTVLLVEQNAKKALSIANRAYVLETGKIVLEGDANKLSNDDSVKKAYLGE, from the coding sequence GTGGCAATGTTAAAAATAGAGAATTTAGAAGTATACTATGGGATAATTCAGGCAATAAAAGGCATTTCCTTTGAAGTTAAAGAAGGAGAAGTTATAGCCTTAATCGGTGCTAATGGTGCAGGGAAAACGACAATCCTTCATACCATTACCGGATTATTAAATGCCAAGTCCGGCAGTGTTATTTTTGAAGGTCAGGATTTGACCAAAATTCCTGCCCATAAAATAGTTGGAATGGGAATGGCTCATGTACCGGAGGGGCGTAGAATTTTTGCTGAGCTTACGGTACTTGAGAATCTAAAAATGGGTGCATATACCAGAAAAGACAAGAAGGAAATTGAAGATACCATAGAATCGGTATACAATCGTTTTCCAAGATTAAAAGAAAGAAAAAATCAGATTGCCGGAACCTTAAGCGGTGGAGAGCAGCAGATGTTAGCTATGGGACGAGCCTTAATGTCACATCCTAGAATAATTTTAATGGATGAGCCATCTATGGGACTGTCACCACTATTTGTATCTGAAATTTTTAAGATAATAAAAGAAATCAGTGAAAGTGGAACCACAGTTCTATTAGTTGAACAGAATGCGAAAAAAGCTTTGTCAATAGCAAACCGTGCCTATGTACTGGAAACTGGCAAAATAGTTCTTGAAGGCGATGCGAATAAGCTATCAAATGATGACTCCGTAAAAAAAGCATATTTGGGTGAGTAA
- a CDS encoding ABC transporter ATP-binding protein — MALLEVKNLGISFGGLRAVDNVNLSIEKGQLYGLIGPNGAGKTTIFNLLTGVYRPTDGTIKLDGVDMVGKAPSEICKAGIARTFQNIRLFKKMSVLDNVKTALHNQKEYTLISSFFHLPSYFKVEKEMNEKAMEILTVFGLEKEAGTLASNLPYGKQRKLEIARGLATNPKLLLLDEPAAGMNPNETAELMDTIRLVRDRYQITILLIEHDMKLVTGICEQILVLNFGTKLAAGIPEEVLNNPEVVTAYLGE; from the coding sequence ATGGCTTTATTGGAAGTAAAGAATTTAGGAATCTCCTTTGGAGGTCTTAGAGCAGTAGATAATGTGAATTTAAGTATAGAAAAAGGACAGCTTTATGGTCTGATTGGTCCAAATGGTGCTGGTAAAACTACGATATTTAATCTGCTGACCGGTGTATACCGTCCAACAGACGGTACAATAAAATTAGATGGGGTAGATATGGTTGGGAAGGCACCTTCTGAAATATGCAAAGCAGGAATTGCAAGAACCTTCCAAAACATTCGTCTATTTAAAAAAATGTCGGTGTTAGATAATGTAAAAACAGCACTTCATAACCAGAAGGAGTACACTTTAATTAGCAGCTTTTTTCACCTACCTTCCTATTTTAAGGTAGAAAAGGAAATGAATGAGAAAGCAATGGAGATATTAACTGTATTCGGACTTGAAAAGGAAGCTGGTACCCTTGCAAGCAATCTGCCCTATGGTAAACAAAGAAAGTTAGAAATTGCCAGAGGTCTGGCTACAAATCCAAAACTGCTGCTGTTAGATGAACCTGCGGCAGGCATGAATCCCAATGAAACTGCTGAACTAATGGACACCATTCGTTTAGTAAGAGACCGTTACCAGATAACTATCTTGCTAATTGAACATGATATGAAATTAGTAACCGGTATCTGTGAACAGATTCTGGTACTTAATTTTGGTACTAAATTAGCAGCAGGTATTCCGGAGGAGGTACTCAATAATCCGGAAGTAGTTACGGCCTATTTGGGTGAGTAG
- a CDS encoding branched-chain amino acid ABC transporter permease, with product MKKDIASVKNPTQNIVTKGNIIKVVAIIAVYLLITFLVNENILNRQMKSLLVPIGINIILAVSLNLTTGFLGELSLGHAGFMAIGAYSGAIFTLKSNMPSAVAFILGMLIGGVVAAIFGVLIGVPVLRLKGDYLAIVTLAFGEIIRSIVNSLSITGGAMGLSKIPRYTNYTWVYGIVIITLIIISNLVNSRHGRAISSIRDNYIAAESIGIKVSRYKIMAFVIAAFFAGVAGVLYGHNLSILKPADFDYNKSIEILVIVVLGGMGSIRGSVIAAIILTLLPEMLRAADDFRMLLYAVVLIALMLFNSSGLRSRLEESGKLPKLPVLKSRVK from the coding sequence ATGAAGAAAGATATAGCAAGTGTAAAAAATCCGACTCAGAATATAGTAACCAAAGGCAATATAATAAAAGTAGTGGCGATAATAGCAGTTTATCTGCTTATTACGTTCTTAGTAAATGAAAACATTTTAAACCGTCAGATGAAATCCTTATTGGTGCCAATCGGAATTAATATTATTTTGGCAGTATCCTTAAACCTGACCACAGGTTTCTTAGGTGAATTATCCTTAGGACATGCAGGCTTTATGGCAATAGGTGCGTATTCCGGTGCAATCTTCACGCTTAAATCAAATATGCCGAGTGCAGTTGCATTTATTCTCGGAATGCTTATAGGTGGTGTAGTCGCTGCAATATTTGGCGTATTAATCGGTGTTCCCGTACTACGCTTAAAGGGTGACTATCTTGCAATTGTTACACTGGCATTTGGAGAGATTATCCGTTCTATTGTAAACTCCTTAAGTATTACCGGGGGGGCTATGGGTTTATCAAAAATACCTCGTTATACTAATTATACTTGGGTTTATGGTATTGTGATTATAACCCTCATAATTATTTCAAATCTTGTAAATTCAAGACACGGCAGAGCAATCAGTTCTATTCGTGACAATTATATAGCAGCAGAATCTATTGGTATCAAGGTCAGCCGGTATAAAATTATGGCATTTGTTATAGCTGCTTTTTTTGCCGGAGTTGCAGGAGTATTATACGGACATAACTTAAGTATTTTAAAGCCTGCGGATTTTGATTATAATAAATCTATAGAAATATTGGTAATTGTTGTACTTGGTGGTATGGGAAGTATCAGGGGCTCTGTCATAGCAGCAATTATACTTACCTTATTGCCGGAGATGCTTCGAGCAGCCGATGACTTTAGAATGCTTTTATATGCAGTAGTGTTGATAGCCTTAATGCTGTTTAATTCCTCTGGTTTACGCAGCAGGCTGGAGGAGAGTGGCAAATTGCCTAAACTTCCGGTTTTAAAGAGCAGAGTGAAATAA
- a CDS encoding branched-chain amino acid ABC transporter permease, with product MASIIEQLINGLRSGSIYALIALGYTMVYGIAKMINFAHGDIIMVGAYTLYVAIYGLKMPAIAAVFFTIVVCSVLGVLIEKVAYKPLRKAPALAVLITAIGMSFFLQSVALLIFNANPITFKSIITVPAISIGGITISGITLVTLSVTLICMVALTFFINKTKAGSAMRAVSEDKAAAELMGINVNKTISMTFAIGSALAAVAGIMFVCQFQSIKPTLGALPGIKAFVAAVLGGIGSVPGAMLGGMLLGVIESISKAYISTELADAIVFGVLVLVLLVKPSGLLGKNRVEKV from the coding sequence ATGGCAAGCATAATCGAACAATTAATTAACGGTTTACGTTCCGGTAGTATTTATGCACTTATTGCGCTGGGCTATACCATGGTATATGGTATTGCAAAAATGATAAATTTTGCTCATGGAGATATTATCATGGTGGGGGCATATACCCTATATGTAGCTATTTATGGTTTAAAGATGCCTGCGATTGCAGCAGTATTTTTTACAATTGTTGTTTGTTCTGTATTAGGTGTTTTAATTGAGAAGGTTGCGTATAAACCGCTTAGAAAAGCACCAGCACTGGCTGTGTTAATTACAGCAATCGGTATGAGCTTCTTCTTACAAAGTGTTGCTCTGCTTATATTTAATGCAAATCCCATTACTTTTAAATCAATTATAACAGTTCCGGCTATTTCTATAGGAGGCATAACCATTTCAGGTATTACCCTTGTAACCCTGTCTGTAACCCTAATCTGCATGGTTGCACTGACCTTTTTCATTAACAAGACCAAGGCCGGCAGTGCTATGAGGGCTGTTTCGGAAGATAAAGCAGCAGCAGAGTTAATGGGTATTAATGTTAACAAAACCATATCTATGACCTTTGCCATTGGTTCAGCTCTGGCAGCAGTTGCAGGAATTATGTTTGTATGCCAGTTTCAGTCGATTAAGCCGACACTGGGAGCCCTGCCGGGTATTAAAGCTTTTGTTGCTGCGGTACTTGGTGGAATCGGAAGTGTACCCGGTGCGATGCTAGGCGGTATGTTGTTAGGGGTTATTGAGAGTATCTCAAAAGCATATATTTCCACTGAACTCGCAGATGCCATTGTATTTGGTGTTTTGGTTCTGGTATTATTAGTTAAACCTTCCGGTTTATTAGGTAAGAACCGCGTAGAGAAAGTGTAG
- a CDS encoding ABC transporter substrate-binding protein has product MKKFMKKAFCLSLVGVMAVGALTACGTKNSGSTGEGNTNGSADSGKFLIGGLGPLTGEAASYGISVKQGAEIAVEEINKAGGVKVGDETLQLELKFADDEASGEVAMSAYNSLMDSGIQALLGTVTSGAGLAIADKTNEDGILQITPSGSAADLTQYSNAFRLCFTDPLQGETMAEYAVKTLGYKKIAVIYNNADEYSTGVKEAFTAKVKELGGEVVAEEAFVTNAVDFTTQLTTIKGTDAEIIFVPAYYQDAAYITTQAAELGITLPFIGSDGWDGVLANIVDPAALEGAVFLSPFLATDENPAVQSFVTTYNEKYKATPDQFAADGYDTVYVIKAALEKAGSTKSEDLIKAMTEIEVKGLTGDVTFTEDGEPNKGAKFVEIKNGEYIAKTN; this is encoded by the coding sequence ATGAAAAAATTTATGAAAAAAGCATTTTGCTTAAGCCTTGTTGGTGTTATGGCGGTAGGTGCCTTAACTGCTTGCGGAACTAAAAATTCCGGCAGTACTGGTGAGGGAAATACGAACGGAAGTGCAGATTCCGGCAAATTCTTAATCGGAGGACTTGGACCTTTGACAGGCGAAGCGGCTTCCTATGGTATATCTGTAAAACAAGGTGCTGAAATTGCGGTTGAAGAGATTAATAAGGCTGGCGGTGTAAAGGTTGGCGATGAGACTCTCCAGTTAGAATTAAAATTTGCGGATGATGAAGCTTCCGGTGAAGTAGCTATGTCAGCTTATAACAGTTTAATGGATAGCGGAATCCAGGCATTACTTGGAACTGTTACCAGTGGTGCAGGTCTTGCAATTGCTGATAAAACCAATGAAGATGGTATCTTACAGATAACTCCTTCCGGTTCAGCGGCAGATTTAACGCAGTATTCAAATGCATTCCGCCTTTGTTTTACAGACCCCTTACAGGGTGAGACAATGGCAGAATATGCTGTTAAAACTTTAGGATATAAAAAGATTGCTGTTATTTATAATAATGCGGATGAATATAGTACAGGTGTAAAAGAAGCTTTCACTGCAAAAGTGAAAGAACTTGGTGGAGAAGTGGTTGCAGAAGAGGCCTTTGTTACAAATGCTGTTGACTTTACCACACAGCTTACAACTATCAAAGGCACAGATGCAGAAATTATCTTCGTACCTGCTTATTATCAGGACGCCGCATACATTACCACTCAGGCTGCTGAGCTTGGGATAACTCTTCCTTTCATCGGCTCAGACGGATGGGATGGTGTACTTGCTAATATCGTAGACCCTGCTGCATTAGAGGGCGCAGTATTCTTAAGTCCATTCTTAGCAACCGATGAAAACCCTGCGGTACAATCCTTTGTAACTACTTACAACGAAAAATATAAAGCAACACCTGATCAGTTTGCTGCCGATGGTTATGATACGGTATATGTAATTAAAGCAGCACTTGAAAAGGCAGGTTCCACTAAAAGCGAAGATTTAATCAAGGCCATGACTGAAATTGAAGTAAAGGGACTTACAGGAGATGTAACTTTTACTGAAGATGGTGAACCAAATAAAGGTGCAAAATTCGTTGAAATCAAAAATGGCGAATACATTGCAAAAACAAACTAA
- a CDS encoding beta/alpha barrel domain-containing protein → MEEKHLPEIDGNLRKHMVRVPQVIEQASGIRIFGKLIKSLVFTTDVAIIRNCNANAVIAVYPFTPQPIITHAIINCSDVPVFCGVGGGTTTGARVLNLAEDAEFQGAVGIVLNAPTPNETIEYLKQKIDIPIVITVVSEKTDIKMRLEAGADILNVSGAGNTAKIVTEIRREFPKVPIIATGGPTEESILETIKAGANAITYTPPTNGEIFKKLMNKYRAEDDII, encoded by the coding sequence ATGGAAGAAAAGCACTTACCGGAAATCGATGGTAATTTAAGAAAGCACATGGTACGTGTTCCTCAGGTAATTGAACAGGCAAGCGGTATCCGTATATTTGGAAAATTAATAAAATCCTTAGTATTTACAACAGATGTAGCAATTATACGTAATTGTAATGCCAATGCAGTAATAGCAGTATATCCATTTACTCCTCAGCCCATCATAACCCACGCAATTATTAATTGTTCAGATGTACCGGTTTTTTGCGGTGTAGGCGGAGGGACTACCACAGGAGCCAGGGTACTTAATTTAGCAGAAGATGCCGAATTTCAAGGAGCAGTCGGTATCGTACTTAATGCACCAACACCCAATGAGACGATTGAATATTTGAAACAAAAAATTGACATACCAATCGTTATCACAGTAGTATCAGAGAAAACAGATATTAAAATGAGGCTGGAAGCGGGTGCAGATATTTTAAATGTATCGGGAGCAGGCAATACAGCAAAAATCGTTACAGAAATTAGAAGAGAATTTCCAAAGGTACCGATTATAGCTACCGGAGGACCTACGGAGGAGAGCATTTTAGAAACCATTAAAGCAGGTGCGAATGCCATAACCTATACGCCTCCAACCAATGGTGAGATTTTTAAAAAGCTCATGAATAAATATAGAGCAGAGGATGATATTATTTAG
- the clpX gene encoding ATP-dependent Clp protease ATP-binding subunit ClpX, producing the protein MSNELDDTHEIEIDNKEAALENKTSDKKTNDVKDKEDYESVCYICRRPESKVGKMIRIPNNICICSDCMQKTFDTINNGSPYMDMMGLPPNFMNLSNLQKDIPKSQKLKKKKTEENKEKEDKVLDIKNIPSPHIIKGQLDDFVVGQEYAKKVISVGVYNHYKRVATNTMDDIEIEKSNMLMIGPTGSGKTFLVKTLARLLNVPLAITDATSLTEAGYIGDDVESVVSKLLAAADNDVEKAERGIIFIDEIDKIAKKKNTNNRDVSGESVQQGMLKLLEGSEIEVPVGASSKNAMVPMTTINTKNILFICGGAFPDLDQIIKTRLNKQSSIGFSADLKDKYDNDPNLLQKVAVEDLREFGMIPEFIGRLPIIFTLEGLTKEMLVKVLKEPKNAILKQYKKLLLLDEVLLEFDDGALEAIAEKALEKKTGARALRAIIEEFMLDIMYEIPKDENIGKVTITREYIEKKGVPVIEMRGTATQTIPMLEQQEV; encoded by the coding sequence ATGAGCAATGAATTAGACGATACTCATGAAATAGAAATAGACAATAAAGAGGCTGCCTTAGAGAATAAAACTTCAGATAAGAAAACGAATGATGTAAAAGATAAAGAAGACTATGAGTCTGTATGCTATATCTGCAGAAGGCCTGAAAGCAAAGTTGGAAAGATGATTCGAATACCTAATAATATCTGCATCTGTTCTGATTGCATGCAAAAGACTTTTGATACCATAAATAATGGAAGCCCTTATATGGACATGATGGGATTGCCGCCAAATTTCATGAATTTAAGCAATCTTCAAAAAGATATCCCCAAAAGTCAGAAATTAAAAAAGAAGAAGACAGAAGAGAATAAGGAAAAAGAAGATAAAGTATTAGATATAAAAAATATTCCTTCCCCACATATTATAAAAGGACAGTTAGACGATTTTGTAGTAGGTCAGGAGTATGCTAAAAAAGTAATATCGGTAGGAGTATATAACCATTATAAGCGTGTTGCAACTAATACAATGGATGATATTGAAATAGAAAAATCCAACATGTTAATGATAGGGCCAACAGGAAGCGGTAAGACCTTTTTAGTAAAAACACTGGCAAGGTTATTAAATGTTCCATTGGCAATTACGGATGCTACCTCCTTAACAGAAGCCGGTTATATCGGCGATGATGTTGAAAGTGTTGTATCAAAGTTATTAGCTGCGGCTGATAATGATGTAGAGAAGGCTGAACGTGGTATTATTTTTATTGATGAAATCGATAAGATTGCTAAGAAGAAAAATACCAATAATCGTGATGTAAGCGGAGAATCCGTTCAGCAGGGTATGTTAAAACTGTTAGAAGGCAGTGAAATAGAAGTGCCAGTAGGAGCATCGAGTAAAAATGCAATGGTTCCTATGACTACCATAAACACAAAAAATATCCTGTTTATTTGCGGTGGTGCATTCCCTGACCTGGATCAGATTATTAAGACCAGATTGAATAAACAATCTTCCATCGGTTTTAGTGCCGACTTAAAGGATAAGTATGACAATGATCCAAATTTACTGCAAAAAGTGGCAGTAGAGGATTTAAGAGAATTTGGTATGATTCCAGAATTTATCGGAAGATTACCTATTATCTTCACCTTGGAAGGTTTAACGAAGGAGATGTTAGTTAAGGTTCTAAAAGAACCTAAAAATGCTATCTTAAAGCAATATAAAAAGCTGCTCCTGTTAGATGAGGTACTATTAGAATTTGATGACGGTGCCTTAGAAGCAATTGCAGAAAAAGCATTGGAAAAGAAAACCGGTGCAAGAGCGTTGCGAGCTATCATTGAAGAATTTATGTTAGATATTATGTACGAGATACCAAAAGATGAGAATATTGGCAAGGTAACTATAACTAGAGAATATATCGAAAAGAAAGGAGTTCCTGTGATTGAGATGAGAGGAACTGCCACTCAGACAATTCCTATGTTAGAACAGCAAGAGGTTTAG